GCCAGCTGTGCTGCAATCGCAACCAGGTGACCCGGTGGTGTAAAAGTACCTCCCCCGTCTGCCCAATACCTGGCAATCAGGTTTTCTTCCGGCGTTTGTGTAGTGCCTTTCAGATAAACCGCTAATGCGCTCTGATAAAATGCAGAAGAAGTAGCGGTTGAAAATGCAGGCGGCGGAATGTTTACCGTAAAAGGCCCTACCAACGTACGGTTATTTCCCCAATAAGGTAATAAAGCACGCTGAAATGCTGGAGGTGTAGGCACCCACAAACCAGGCCCAACCGGCGGAACATAATCAGTGGGAAAGTTATTCAAATAACCATCCTTACCACCATCACCAACAGACCATTGATGAATAGCTGTAGCCACCTGCCGGCCAAATGAAATGGAACGGCTCACTACATCAGGGTGACAGGTATCCGCATATAATTGCAGGTTATCATCTTCCAGCTGTGTAATTAACTGCAGGTTAGCTGCACTGGCATTGGGGAACAAACTCCTGATGATCTGCGCCATAGCACTATTGGCAGCGATCGCGTAGTTATAACGTTTCCATCTGTCTGGTTTAGGAACATAACGCAACGCATTTAACTGGCCGCTTAATGACTGGCCTGCAGCTACGGCTTCATGTAAAGTAATACCTGTATAGGCAATGGCACGTGCAGCCACAGGAGGCGAAAAACCGCCGGTTTCTCTGATCAGCTTCAACTCCAGCTGATACCAGGAAACAGGCACGGCCGTTTCTCCCGTTGAGGAAGATAGCTCAGCCACTACGGCTTTCTTTTCAATAATAACAGGATCAGGTGGCACATCCTGTTTCTTGCAGGTCACCATGCCCGCTACAATCAATAGCAGGCACCCGATCAGGGGCAAACGAATAGATCTCATTGTTTTTATTTTTTGAGTTAACAATACTCCGCTAAGGTATCAGTGGAGTACGCAATCTATTCGCGTTGCAGAAAAAATCAAGGGGCTTGTCTCAAAAGAATGAGATAAGCCCCTTTTTTTATTTCCTTAACGGCCTTTTACGGCCTTGTTACGGCCTTGTAATGGCCTTTTCTGGCCTCGTGACGGCCTTACCCGGCCTTGTAACGGCCTTGAACCGGCCTGATTCCCCAATTATACGGCCTCTCTTACTTCGCCCCCGGCCTGCAATGTTCCCGTAAAAACTGCGTGTACAATGCAGACAAATGTTCGTATGTTCCCGCACCTTCAGAAATACCATGTGTTCTGTTAGGATAAGGCATGAACTGGAACAGCTTTTTATATTTGATCAATTCATTCACCAGCATCTCCGCATTCTGATAATGAACGTTATCATCACCTGTACCGTGAATATAGAGTAATTGCCCTTGTAAGTTCTTTGCATACGTGATCGGAGAACCTTTCACAAAGTCTTCCATATTCTCAGCAGGCAAGCCCATGAAGCGCTCCTGGTAAATGTTATCGTAGGTCAGTTGATTGGCAACTGCAGCTACCGCAATCCCAGTTTTATAGATCTCCGGATATTGGAACAACAGGTTCAGCGTCATGGAACCACCACCGCTCCAGCCCCATACTGCAATACGGTCTGCATCCACAAATGGCCATTTCAGGATCTCTTTGGCACCCATTGCCTGATCTCTTGCATTCAGTACACCTACTTTGCGGTAAATGCTTTTCCGCCAGGTACGTCCTTTCGGAGCAGGTGTTCCGCGGTTATCCAGTGAGATATAGATGTAACCATCTTCATTCATATTACCCGCATACAGGAAATTCTGTGCGTTGCCAAAACCATCCTGCACCGTGCAGGATGCAGGTTCCCCATACACATAAAATACTACGGGATATTTTTTAGTGGAATCAAAGTTGGCAGGTTTCGTGATCCAGCCATCCATTGTTACACCATCTTCTGTAGTTACTTTAAAGAACTCCACGTTATTTTTTCTTCCGGCAGCGGCTCCAAATTCTTTGCCACTGAGGCTTTTGTGATCAGGCAAACTAATGCGTTCATTTTGCGGCGTGAACTGGTGGTTCTCAAAACTATGAATGGCAAACAAAGCATTGGAAGAGATCTTGTACTTATGAATGCCCGCCTGGTTTGCAGGCGTAACACGTTCTGCTTTGCCACCGCTTAATGGAATACGGTAGAGATATTGCTGCGTGGCATTTTCAGGAGAAGCAATAAAATACACCACGTTGTTCTTTTCATCGATCTTGTTAATATTGATCACATCGTATTCACCGGGTGTGAGTAATTGTTCCTGTTTGCCGTCTGCAGAAATACGATAGAGATGACGCCAGCCGTCTTTCTCACTCACCCATACAAAAGCTTTCCCACCCTGGATCCAATCCCAACCGGTGATATCACCATTATCCCAGGCAGATTTCACATCTAACCAGGCATCATCTGTTTCTGTATATACCGTTTGCGCTTTGCCGCTTACAGGGTCTAACACCATCAGTTTAGAGGTGTTCTGTTTCCGGTTCAGTTGCTGGATCATGAGGCTGTTCTTACCGGGCAGCCATTCCATACGGGGAATGTAATGTTGCTGTGCATCGCCGGGCACCTGCATCCAGGTGGTTTTCTTTGTGGCCAGGTTCACTACGCCTACTTTACAGGCAGAAGGGCTCACACCTGCTTTGGGATATTCTACCGGGATGGTATACGAATAGATCGAATCTGTGTTCCTGATCATAAGAAAGTCCCTGATCTTACGGGCATCTATCTGCCAGTAGGCAATACTCTTGCTGTCAGGGCTCCATCTGAAACCATCACGACAGCCAAATTCCTCTTCATAAGCCCAATCGAAAGTGCCATTGATCAAACGGCGGGTACCGTCTTTGGTCAGTTGGTCTATTTTGCCCGAGGCCAGGTCTTCCACATAAAGGTTGTGATCACTCACGTAGGCCGCCTTTTTGCCGTCCGGGGAAAGTTTGGTGAACATGAGGGTCACTTCGGGCAGGGATTTACCCAGTTTCTTTAACTGCGTGGTTTTCAGGTCATACAACCAGTAATCCCCGCGGGTATTGTAACGCCATACACGGCGTGTGTTGCTGAAGATCAATACTTTCTGTTCATCATCACTGAAAGTAAAGCTTTGAATATTGCCCGCTGCACTCAATGCTTTGGCGGGTACTTTTTCACTCCTTTGGTTGTCTTTTGCCTGGTAGGCCATAATGGCCCCGTTTTCTTCTGTATAATAGGCATTTCCATCGGCGGACCATGTGATGTCCTGAGATAAAACCGGGAGGCCTATGCATACGCAAAGGCAGAGTAGTAGCAGATTTCGGATTAGTTGCATAAATGTCAGGCTGAGTTTGTAGCGCATAAAAATAAGGGAATAATGCCCAATCCCCGGCAGGGAAAATGTTGAATGGTAATAAGGGGGTAACAATGTGGCCTAAAGTTTGATTTGTTAATGGAAAAAAGGCTACACTAGCGCATTTTCACGAAACAGCAATAAATATTGATAGTATAGCCATTTGTTAATTAAAAGATTTATCCATAATAATTTTTGACAATTTAAAATATTTGTTATTTTTAGGGCATCGATCCTAATGAAAACCAAAGAAACCAGTATGGTACAAGTATCCTATTCTTACAAAAACCGGGAATTCGTTCAATTAGAAGATTCCATCATGAATCAAATTGCAGAAAGTGGCAAGCGTATGCTTTTCGCCCTTCTGGAACCTATTCACGACCATTTGATGAACGAAAATGGTAAAATCCGCATTTGTTTAGACGAACACCCGAACATTGAGCTGGAAGGCTTCAGTGCTCCCGTGAAACACAAAATCGAATGCACCCTTCGTGGTGAAGAAGATTTTAATTAATCCTTTTAACCGCTTACACTACGTTTTTACACTACCTACTGAATATGCGGTGCATCCCCTTGGTGTGCACCGCTTTTTTAATTATGCCATAGCTTAAGGCGATAACCGGAAACAGACATGGTGAAGACGACCAGGACGATCAAAATCACAGGCAGTAGAACGCTTATAGGCAAAGTACTGCGTATCATCTATCTCCTTTTAGCCATTTTATTTCTTATTGCAGGCCTCGCAGAAGGCTTTATCATGATCACCATTATTGGTTTGGCAGGAATTTTAGGCATTACCGGCGTATGGCTGATCAGGAAAATGACGGTCGTTACACTGGATGATGTGGGCATTCATTATAAGAGCCCTTTCTGGAACCTTAGTTTTGCCTGGGAAGATGTGAGGACCACCGGGGTGTATTACATCAAAAACGGGGAGGTATACAGGGAGTATCCGGAAGATGCGGATCTGCTTAACCTGAAGGGCTGGCCACGCAACATCTTTGTTTCCACCCGTTCCACTTATTACCCACGGCGGCACGACAGGCTTACTACCCGCGCCGGCATTCATTTCCGCTGGAACAGGGACGCCTGGGAAGTGATCACCCGGCATGTAAGTAAACAGGCACAGAATGCTTATTATATGCACTGGGAACCCCAATATCATCATCATCATTAGGATAATAAAAAAAGCCGTCTCGTATTGAGACGGCTTTTTATTTCCCTGTAAGAGAAACAAATTACTTATTACTGCTCAGCTTAGACAGCAAACGCAGTATTTCCAGGTACAGCCAAACCAGTGTAACCAGCAGGGCAAAAGATGCGTACCATTCAAAATACTTCGGTGCACCCTGTGCAACGCCATTTTCGATCATGTCAAAATCAATGATCAGCATCAGCGCAGCTACTGCGGTCACTACAATAGAGAAACCAATACCCAGCATACTGCCTTCGTGCAGGAATGGAATATCAATATTGAACATGCGCAGTACAAATGCGATCAGGTAGAATATTGCAATACCGGCTACTGCCGTGAACATGATTGATTTGAAACGCTCCGTAGCGCGGATGATCCTGGCGCGGTATAAAATAAGCATCGCAATGAACACGCCGATAGTTAAACCTACCGCTTGCAAAACAATGCCATCATACAGGCTGCCGTAAACAGCAGATATCGCACCAAGGAATAAACCTTCTGCAATCGCATATGCAGGAGCCAGGTAACCGGCCCACTCCTTTTTAAAGGAAATGATCAATGCAATAACTAAACCGCCAATTGCGCCTCCCCAAACGAAAGGCATAATGTTAAACCCGCTGGCGAATTTACCCCAGGAAAAAACAGCTGCAGCTAATACCAAAGCCAGCAAAAATCCCATCTTGGCAATAGTGCCGTTAAGGGTCATCGCTTCACCATACGCTGTCTGTGAAGCCTCCTGGAAAGTCTTTTCTTTCAGTACAGGGTTGTTTGATTCAAGTAGTGCCATAGTTCACACAATTTAATTCATGTAAATATACAAAATTTTTCT
This DNA window, taken from Chitinophaga niabensis, encodes the following:
- a CDS encoding S9 family peptidase codes for the protein MQLIRNLLLLCLCVCIGLPVLSQDITWSADGNAYYTEENGAIMAYQAKDNQRSEKVPAKALSAAGNIQSFTFSDDEQKVLIFSNTRRVWRYNTRGDYWLYDLKTTQLKKLGKSLPEVTLMFTKLSPDGKKAAYVSDHNLYVEDLASGKIDQLTKDGTRRLINGTFDWAYEEEFGCRDGFRWSPDSKSIAYWQIDARKIRDFLMIRNTDSIYSYTIPVEYPKAGVSPSACKVGVVNLATKKTTWMQVPGDAQQHYIPRMEWLPGKNSLMIQQLNRKQNTSKLMVLDPVSGKAQTVYTETDDAWLDVKSAWDNGDITGWDWIQGGKAFVWVSEKDGWRHLYRISADGKQEQLLTPGEYDVININKIDEKNNVVYFIASPENATQQYLYRIPLSGGKAERVTPANQAGIHKYKISSNALFAIHSFENHQFTPQNERISLPDHKSLSGKEFGAAAGRKNNVEFFKVTTEDGVTMDGWITKPANFDSTKKYPVVFYVYGEPASCTVQDGFGNAQNFLYAGNMNEDGYIYISLDNRGTPAPKGRTWRKSIYRKVGVLNARDQAMGAKEILKWPFVDADRIAVWGWSGGGSMTLNLLFQYPEIYKTGIAVAAVANQLTYDNIYQERFMGLPAENMEDFVKGSPITYAKNLQGQLLYIHGTGDDNVHYQNAEMLVNELIKYKKLFQFMPYPNRTHGISEGAGTYEHLSALYTQFLREHCRPGAK
- a CDS encoding Bax inhibitor-1/YccA family protein, whose product is MALLESNNPVLKEKTFQEASQTAYGEAMTLNGTIAKMGFLLALVLAAAVFSWGKFASGFNIMPFVWGGAIGGLVIALIISFKKEWAGYLAPAYAIAEGLFLGAISAVYGSLYDGIVLQAVGLTIGVFIAMLILYRARIIRATERFKSIMFTAVAGIAIFYLIAFVLRMFNIDIPFLHEGSMLGIGFSIVVTAVAALMLIIDFDMIENGVAQGAPKYFEWYASFALLVTLVWLYLEILRLLSKLSSNK
- a CDS encoding vanadium-dependent haloperoxidase, with product MRSIRLPLIGCLLLIVAGMVTCKKQDVPPDPVIIEKKAVVAELSSSTGETAVPVSWYQLELKLIRETGGFSPPVAARAIAYTGITLHEAVAAGQSLSGQLNALRYVPKPDRWKRYNYAIAANSAMAQIIRSLFPNASAANLQLITQLEDDNLQLYADTCHPDVVSRSISFGRQVATAIHQWSVGDGGKDGYLNNFPTDYVPPVGPGLWVPTPPAFQRALLPYWGNNRTLVGPFTVNIPPPAFSTATSSAFYQSALAVYLKGTTQTPEENLIARYWADGGGTFTPPGHLVAIAAQLAVEKNLSLASAARLFAQVGISLNDAGILCWKYKYRYNLLRPVTYIRTYIDSSWMPTIGTPPFPAYTSGHATFTAAAGSILIARFGSNFSFTDQQKVPEGFAPRSFINIQSMINEAAISRVYGGIHYEFDSETGKQTGFDIARRVLDLQY